From one Felis catus isolate Fca126 chromosome E2, F.catus_Fca126_mat1.0, whole genome shotgun sequence genomic stretch:
- the ZC3H4 gene encoding zinc finger CCCH domain-containing protein 4 isoform X6: MIFREDGELEEGELEDDGAEETQDTSGGPERSRKEKGEKHHSDSDEEKSHRRLKRKRKKEREKEKRRSKKRRKSKHKRHASSSDDFSDFSDDSDFSPSEKGHRKYREYSPPYAPSHQQYPPSHTTSLPKKAYSKMDSKGYGMYEDYENEQYGEYEGDEEEDMGKEDYDDFAKELNQYRRAKEGSGRGRGSRGRGRGYRGRGSRGGSRGRGMGRGSRGRGRGSVGDHPEDEEDFYEEEMEYGESEEPMGDEDYDEYSKELSQYRRSKDGRGRGLNRGRGRGSRGRGKGMGRGRGRGGSRGGMNKGGMNDDEDFYDEDMGDGGGSYRRSDHDKPHQQSDKKGKVICKYFVEGRCTWGDHCNFSHDIELPKKRELCKFYITGFCARAENCPYMHGDFPCKLYHTTGNCINGDDCMFSHDPLTEETRELLDKMLADDAEAGAEDEKEVEELKKQGINPLPKPPPGVGLLPTPPRPPGPPAPTSPNGRPMQGGPPPPPPPPPPPPGPPQMPMPVHEPLSPQQLQQQQDMYNKKIPSLFEIVVRPTGQLAEKLGVRFPGPGGPPGPMGPGPNMGPPGPMGGPMHPDMHPDMHPDMHPDMHPDMHPDMPMGPGMNPGPPMGPGGPPMMPYGPGDSPHSGMMPPIPPSQNFYENFYQQQEGMETEPGLIGDAEDYGHYEELPGEPGEHLFPEHPLEPDSFSEGGPPGRPKPGAGVPDFLPSAQRALYLRIQQKQQEEEERARRLAESSKQDRENEEGDTGNWYSSDEDEGGSSVTSILKTLRQQTSSRPQASVGDLSNSGLGDPRLQKGHPTGGRLADPRLSRDPRLTRHAEASSGSGPGDVGPSDPRLARSLPNPKPEGGLHSSPAGPSGSKGSGPPPAEEEEGERALREKAMTIPLDPLPGPPLRDPRSQLQQFSHIKKDVTLSKPSFARTVLWNPEDLIPLPIPKQDAVPPVPAALQSMPTLDPRLHRGAATGPPNPRQRLGTSTDPGASSSNLPDFELLSRILKTVNATGPSAAPGSSDKPSDPRVRKAPTDPRLQKPADSAASSRAAKPGPAEAPSPAASPSGESSPPATAPYDPRVLAAGGLGQGSGSGQSSVLSGISLYDPRTPNAGGKTAEPAADAGTQPKGPEGNGKSSAAKAKEPPFVRKSALEQPESGKPGADGGTATATDRYNSYNRPRPKASAAPTATPGAPPPEGAPPQPGVHNLPVPTLFGTVKQTPKTGSGSPFAGNSPAREGEQDAGSLKDVFKGFDPTASPFCQ, translated from the exons TCCCACCAGCAGTACCCCCCGTCGCACACCACGTCCCTGCCCAAGAAGGCCTACTCCAAGATGGACAGCAAAGGCTACGGCATGTACGAAGACTACGAGAACGAGCAGTACGGGGAGTACGAGGGCGACGAGGAGGAGGATATGGGCAAGGAGGACTATGACGACTTCGCCAAAGAGCTGAACCAGTACCGGCGCGCGAAGGAGGGCAGCGGCCGGGGCCGAG GCAGCCGAGGCCGTGGCAGGGGCTACCGGGGCCGAGGCAGCCGCGGAGGATCTCGAGGCCGAGGCATGGGCAGGGGCAGCCGTGGAAGGGGCAGGGGCTCCGTGGGAGACCACCCGGAGGACGAAGAAGACTTCTACGAGGAAGAGATGGAA TATGGAGAAAGTGAGGAGCCGATGGGAGATGAGGACTATGACGAGTACTCCAAGGAACTGAGCCAGTACCGCCGGTCCAAAGATGGCCGAGGACGAG GGTTAAATCGAGGCCGTGGCCGGGGCTCCCGAGGTCGAGGGAAAGGGATGGGCCGGGGTCGTGGCCGAGGTGGCAGCCGAGGAGGGATGAACAAGGGCGGAATGAATGACGACGAAGACTTCTATGACGAGGACATGGGC GATGGTGGCGGGAGCTACCGGAGGAGCGACCATGACAAGCCCCACCAGCAGTCTGACAAGAAAGGCaaagtcatctgcaaatacttCGTGGAGGGGCGGTGTACGTGG GGAGACCACTGTAATTTTAGCCACGACATCGAGCTACCAAAGAAGCGCGAGCTGTGCAAATTTTACATCACCGGCTTTTGTGCCAGAGCCGAGAACTGCCCCTACATGCACG GTGATTTCCCATGTAAGTTGTACCACACGACGGGGAACTGCATCAACGGGGACGACTGCATGTTCTCCCACGACCCCCTGACCGAGGAGACGAGAGAGCTCTTGGATAAG ATGTTGGCTGATGACGCAGAGGCAGGCGCTGAGGACGAGAAGGAAGTGGAGGAACTGAAGAAGCAGGGCATCAACCCCCTGCCCAAACCCCCCCCTGGTGTGGgcctcctgcccacccctcctcggccccccggccccccggccccgACCTCTCCCAACGGCAGGCCCATGCAGggcggccccccgccccctcccccacctccccctccgcCTCCCGGGCCCCCCCAGATGCCCATGCCTGTGCACGAGCCGCTGTCCCCacagcagctgcagcagcagcaggacaTGTACAACAAGAAGATCCCCTCCTTGTTTGAGATTGTGGTGCGGCCCACAGGACAGCTGGCTGAGAAGCTGGGTGTGAG GTTCCCTGGACCCGGAGGACCCCCGGGGCCGATGGGCCCCGGGCCCAACATGGGCCCCCCGGGGCCAATGGGGGGCCCAATGCATCCCGACATGCATCCCGACATGCACCCGGACATGCACCCTGATATGCACCCCGACATGCACCCCGACATGCCGATGGGTCCTGGCATGAACCCTGGCCCGCCCATGGGCCCCGGTGGCCCCCCAATGATGCCCTATGGTCCTGGAGACTCCCCACACTCTGGAATGATGCCCCCCATCCCGCCATCTCAGAACTTCTATGAAAACTTTTACCAGCAGCAGGAGGGCATGGAGACGGAGCCCGGACTCATCGGGGACGCAG AGGACTACGGGCACTACGAAGAGCTGCCGGGGGAGCCTGGGGAGCACCTCTTCCCCGAGCACCCTCTGGAGCCCGACAGCTTCTCTGAGGGAGGGCCCCCAGGCCGGCCGAAGCCGGGCGCCGGTGTCCCCGACTTCCTGCCCTCAGCCCAGAGGGCCCTGTACCTGAGGATccagcagaagcagcaggaggaggaggagagagcgaGGAGGCTGGCTGAGAGCAGCAAGCAGGACCGGGAGAATGAGGAAG GTGACACCGGAAACTGGTACTCAAGTGATGAGGATGAGGGCGGGAGCAGCGTCACCTCCATTCTTAAGACCCTGAGACAGCAGACGTCCAGCAGACCCCAGGCTTCCGTCGGGGACCTGAGCAACAGCGGGCTGGGGGATCCCCGCCTCCAGAAAGGACACCCCACGGGAGGCCGGCTGGCCGACCCTCGCCTCAGCCGGGACCCCAGACTCACCCGCCATGCCGAGGCTTCCAGCGGGTCTGGCCCAGGAGACGTGGGGCCCTCCGACCCTCGGCTGGCTCGCTCCCTGCCCAACCCAAAGCCCGAAGGCGGCCTTCATTCCAGCCCTGCAGGCCCCAGCGGCTCCAAAGGGTCTGGACCACCCCctgcagaagaggaggaaggggagcgGGCCCTGCGGGAGAAGGCCATGACCATTCCCCTGGACCCTCTCCCTGGGCCCCCGTTGCGGGACCCACGGTCACAGCTGCAGCAGTTCAGCCACATCAAGAAGGACGTGACCCTGAGCAAGCCGAGCTTCGCCCGCACTGTGCTCTGGAATCCTGAGGACCTGATCCCCCTGCCCATCCCCAAGCAGGACGCGGTGCCCCCCGTCCCCGCAGCCCTGCAGTCCATGCCCACCCTGGATCCCAGGCTGCACCGTGGCGCTGCCACGGGACCTCCCAACCCCCGACAGCGCCTGGGCACCTCCACAGACCCCGGCGCGTCCAGCTCCAACCTGCCCGACTTCGAGCTCCTCTCTCGCATCCTTAAGACTGTTAATGCCACCGGCCCCTCGGCGGCCCCTGGCTCCAGCGACAAGCCCAGTGACCCCCGGGTGCGGAAGGCACCTACCGACCCTCGGCTCCAGAAACCGGCAGACTCTGCTGCCTCCTCCCGGGCTGCCAAGCCCGGCCCCGCCGAAGCACCCTCTCCAGCCGCCAGCCCCAGCGGGGAGTCCTCCCCACCAGCCACCGCCCCCTATGACCCCCGAGTGCTGGCTGCCGGCGGGCTGGGCCAGGGCAGCGGGAGTGGGCAGAGCAGCGTGCTGAGTGGCATCAGCCTCTACGACCCCAGGACTCCCAACGCAGGTGGCAAAACTGCGGAGCCAGCCGCCGATGCGGGCACCCAGCCCAAAGGCCCTGAGGGCAATGGCAAGAGCTCGGCCGCCAAGGCCAAGGAGCCCCCATTCGTCCGCAAGTCCGCCCTGGAACAGCCTGAGTCCGGGAAGCCCGGTGCAGACGGGGGCACTGCCACAGCCACAGACCGATACAACAGTTACAACCGCCCCCGGCCCAAGGCCTCCGCGGCCCCCACCGCCACACCGGGTGCCCCGCCACCAGAGGGCGCCCCGCCCCAGCCTGGCGTGCACAACCTGCCCGTGCCCACCCTCTTTGGGACTGTGAAACAGACGCCCAAGACGGGCTCTGGAAGCCCATTTGCTGGCAACAGCCCAGCCCGCGAGGGCGAGCAGGACGCGGGGTCCCTGAAAGATGTTTTTAAAGGCTTTGACCCCACTGCCTCCCCGTTTTGCCAGTAG
- the ZC3H4 gene encoding zinc finger CCCH domain-containing protein 4 isoform X4, translating into MPPTFRDTSAAVWEDGELEEGELEDDGAEETQDTSGGPERSRKEKGEKHHSDSDEEKSHRRLKRKRKKEREKEKRRSKKRRKSKHKRHASSSDDFSDFSDDSDFSPSEKGHRKYREYSPPYAPSHQQYPPSHTTSLPKKAYSKMDSKGYGMYEDYENEQYGEYEGDEEEDMGKEDYDDFAKELNQYRRAKEGSGRGRGSRGRGRGYRGRGSRGGSRGRGMGRGSRGRGRGSVGDHPEDEEDFYEEEMEYGESEEPMGDEDYDEYSKELSQYRRSKDGRGRGLNRGRGRGSRGRGKGMGRGRGRGGSRGGMNKGGMNDDEDFYDEDMGDGGGSYRRSDHDKPHQQSDKKGKVICKYFVEGRCTWGDHCNFSHDIELPKKRELCKFYITGFCARAENCPYMHGDFPCKLYHTTGNCINGDDCMFSHDPLTEETRELLDKMLADDAEAGAEDEKEVEELKKQGINPLPKPPPGVGLLPTPPRPPGPPAPTSPNGRPMQGGPPPPPPPPPPPPGPPQMPMPVHEPLSPQQLQQQQDMYNKKIPSLFEIVVRPTGQLAEKLGVRFPGPGGPPGPMGPGPNMGPPGPMGGPMHPDMHPDMHPDMHPDMHPDMHPDMPMGPGMNPGPPMGPGGPPMMPYGPGDSPHSGMMPPIPPSQNFYENFYQQQEGMETEPGLIGDAEDYGHYEELPGEPGEHLFPEHPLEPDSFSEGGPPGRPKPGAGVPDFLPSAQRALYLRIQQKQQEEEERARRLAESSKQDRENEEGDTGNWYSSDEDEGGSSVTSILKTLRQQTSSRPQASVGDLSNSGLGDPRLQKGHPTGGRLADPRLSRDPRLTRHAEASSGSGPGDVGPSDPRLARSLPNPKPEGGLHSSPAGPSGSKGSGPPPAEEEEGERALREKAMTIPLDPLPGPPLRDPRSQLQQFSHIKKDVTLSKPSFARTVLWNPEDLIPLPIPKQDAVPPVPAALQSMPTLDPRLHRGAATGPPNPRQRLGTSTDPGASSSNLPDFELLSRILKTVNATGPSAAPGSSDKPSDPRVRKAPTDPRLQKPADSAASSRAAKPGPAEAPSPAASPSGESSPPATAPYDPRVLAAGGLGQGSGSGQSSVLSGISLYDPRTPNAGGKTAEPAADAGTQPKGPEGNGKSSAAKAKEPPFVRKSALEQPESGKPGADGGTATATDRYNSYNRPRPKASAAPTATPGAPPPEGAPPQPGVHNLPVPTLFGTVKQTPKTGSGSPFAGNSPAREGEQDAGSLKDVFKGFDPTASPFCQ; encoded by the exons TCCCACCAGCAGTACCCCCCGTCGCACACCACGTCCCTGCCCAAGAAGGCCTACTCCAAGATGGACAGCAAAGGCTACGGCATGTACGAAGACTACGAGAACGAGCAGTACGGGGAGTACGAGGGCGACGAGGAGGAGGATATGGGCAAGGAGGACTATGACGACTTCGCCAAAGAGCTGAACCAGTACCGGCGCGCGAAGGAGGGCAGCGGCCGGGGCCGAG GCAGCCGAGGCCGTGGCAGGGGCTACCGGGGCCGAGGCAGCCGCGGAGGATCTCGAGGCCGAGGCATGGGCAGGGGCAGCCGTGGAAGGGGCAGGGGCTCCGTGGGAGACCACCCGGAGGACGAAGAAGACTTCTACGAGGAAGAGATGGAA TATGGAGAAAGTGAGGAGCCGATGGGAGATGAGGACTATGACGAGTACTCCAAGGAACTGAGCCAGTACCGCCGGTCCAAAGATGGCCGAGGACGAG GGTTAAATCGAGGCCGTGGCCGGGGCTCCCGAGGTCGAGGGAAAGGGATGGGCCGGGGTCGTGGCCGAGGTGGCAGCCGAGGAGGGATGAACAAGGGCGGAATGAATGACGACGAAGACTTCTATGACGAGGACATGGGC GATGGTGGCGGGAGCTACCGGAGGAGCGACCATGACAAGCCCCACCAGCAGTCTGACAAGAAAGGCaaagtcatctgcaaatacttCGTGGAGGGGCGGTGTACGTGG GGAGACCACTGTAATTTTAGCCACGACATCGAGCTACCAAAGAAGCGCGAGCTGTGCAAATTTTACATCACCGGCTTTTGTGCCAGAGCCGAGAACTGCCCCTACATGCACG GTGATTTCCCATGTAAGTTGTACCACACGACGGGGAACTGCATCAACGGGGACGACTGCATGTTCTCCCACGACCCCCTGACCGAGGAGACGAGAGAGCTCTTGGATAAG ATGTTGGCTGATGACGCAGAGGCAGGCGCTGAGGACGAGAAGGAAGTGGAGGAACTGAAGAAGCAGGGCATCAACCCCCTGCCCAAACCCCCCCCTGGTGTGGgcctcctgcccacccctcctcggccccccggccccccggccccgACCTCTCCCAACGGCAGGCCCATGCAGggcggccccccgccccctcccccacctccccctccgcCTCCCGGGCCCCCCCAGATGCCCATGCCTGTGCACGAGCCGCTGTCCCCacagcagctgcagcagcagcaggacaTGTACAACAAGAAGATCCCCTCCTTGTTTGAGATTGTGGTGCGGCCCACAGGACAGCTGGCTGAGAAGCTGGGTGTGAG GTTCCCTGGACCCGGAGGACCCCCGGGGCCGATGGGCCCCGGGCCCAACATGGGCCCCCCGGGGCCAATGGGGGGCCCAATGCATCCCGACATGCATCCCGACATGCACCCGGACATGCACCCTGATATGCACCCCGACATGCACCCCGACATGCCGATGGGTCCTGGCATGAACCCTGGCCCGCCCATGGGCCCCGGTGGCCCCCCAATGATGCCCTATGGTCCTGGAGACTCCCCACACTCTGGAATGATGCCCCCCATCCCGCCATCTCAGAACTTCTATGAAAACTTTTACCAGCAGCAGGAGGGCATGGAGACGGAGCCCGGACTCATCGGGGACGCAG AGGACTACGGGCACTACGAAGAGCTGCCGGGGGAGCCTGGGGAGCACCTCTTCCCCGAGCACCCTCTGGAGCCCGACAGCTTCTCTGAGGGAGGGCCCCCAGGCCGGCCGAAGCCGGGCGCCGGTGTCCCCGACTTCCTGCCCTCAGCCCAGAGGGCCCTGTACCTGAGGATccagcagaagcagcaggaggaggaggagagagcgaGGAGGCTGGCTGAGAGCAGCAAGCAGGACCGGGAGAATGAGGAAG GTGACACCGGAAACTGGTACTCAAGTGATGAGGATGAGGGCGGGAGCAGCGTCACCTCCATTCTTAAGACCCTGAGACAGCAGACGTCCAGCAGACCCCAGGCTTCCGTCGGGGACCTGAGCAACAGCGGGCTGGGGGATCCCCGCCTCCAGAAAGGACACCCCACGGGAGGCCGGCTGGCCGACCCTCGCCTCAGCCGGGACCCCAGACTCACCCGCCATGCCGAGGCTTCCAGCGGGTCTGGCCCAGGAGACGTGGGGCCCTCCGACCCTCGGCTGGCTCGCTCCCTGCCCAACCCAAAGCCCGAAGGCGGCCTTCATTCCAGCCCTGCAGGCCCCAGCGGCTCCAAAGGGTCTGGACCACCCCctgcagaagaggaggaaggggagcgGGCCCTGCGGGAGAAGGCCATGACCATTCCCCTGGACCCTCTCCCTGGGCCCCCGTTGCGGGACCCACGGTCACAGCTGCAGCAGTTCAGCCACATCAAGAAGGACGTGACCCTGAGCAAGCCGAGCTTCGCCCGCACTGTGCTCTGGAATCCTGAGGACCTGATCCCCCTGCCCATCCCCAAGCAGGACGCGGTGCCCCCCGTCCCCGCAGCCCTGCAGTCCATGCCCACCCTGGATCCCAGGCTGCACCGTGGCGCTGCCACGGGACCTCCCAACCCCCGACAGCGCCTGGGCACCTCCACAGACCCCGGCGCGTCCAGCTCCAACCTGCCCGACTTCGAGCTCCTCTCTCGCATCCTTAAGACTGTTAATGCCACCGGCCCCTCGGCGGCCCCTGGCTCCAGCGACAAGCCCAGTGACCCCCGGGTGCGGAAGGCACCTACCGACCCTCGGCTCCAGAAACCGGCAGACTCTGCTGCCTCCTCCCGGGCTGCCAAGCCCGGCCCCGCCGAAGCACCCTCTCCAGCCGCCAGCCCCAGCGGGGAGTCCTCCCCACCAGCCACCGCCCCCTATGACCCCCGAGTGCTGGCTGCCGGCGGGCTGGGCCAGGGCAGCGGGAGTGGGCAGAGCAGCGTGCTGAGTGGCATCAGCCTCTACGACCCCAGGACTCCCAACGCAGGTGGCAAAACTGCGGAGCCAGCCGCCGATGCGGGCACCCAGCCCAAAGGCCCTGAGGGCAATGGCAAGAGCTCGGCCGCCAAGGCCAAGGAGCCCCCATTCGTCCGCAAGTCCGCCCTGGAACAGCCTGAGTCCGGGAAGCCCGGTGCAGACGGGGGCACTGCCACAGCCACAGACCGATACAACAGTTACAACCGCCCCCGGCCCAAGGCCTCCGCGGCCCCCACCGCCACACCGGGTGCCCCGCCACCAGAGGGCGCCCCGCCCCAGCCTGGCGTGCACAACCTGCCCGTGCCCACCCTCTTTGGGACTGTGAAACAGACGCCCAAGACGGGCTCTGGAAGCCCATTTGCTGGCAACAGCCCAGCCCGCGAGGGCGAGCAGGACGCGGGGTCCCTGAAAGATGTTTTTAAAGGCTTTGACCCCACTGCCTCCCCGTTTTGCCAGTAG
- the ZC3H4 gene encoding zinc finger CCCH domain-containing protein 4 isoform X5 — protein sequence MSYNGLGWEDGELEEGELEDDGAEETQDTSGGPERSRKEKGEKHHSDSDEEKSHRRLKRKRKKEREKEKRRSKKRRKSKHKRHASSSDDFSDFSDDSDFSPSEKGHRKYREYSPPYAPSHQQYPPSHTTSLPKKAYSKMDSKGYGMYEDYENEQYGEYEGDEEEDMGKEDYDDFAKELNQYRRAKEGSGRGRGSRGRGRGYRGRGSRGGSRGRGMGRGSRGRGRGSVGDHPEDEEDFYEEEMEYGESEEPMGDEDYDEYSKELSQYRRSKDGRGRGLNRGRGRGSRGRGKGMGRGRGRGGSRGGMNKGGMNDDEDFYDEDMGDGGGSYRRSDHDKPHQQSDKKGKVICKYFVEGRCTWGDHCNFSHDIELPKKRELCKFYITGFCARAENCPYMHGDFPCKLYHTTGNCINGDDCMFSHDPLTEETRELLDKMLADDAEAGAEDEKEVEELKKQGINPLPKPPPGVGLLPTPPRPPGPPAPTSPNGRPMQGGPPPPPPPPPPPPGPPQMPMPVHEPLSPQQLQQQQDMYNKKIPSLFEIVVRPTGQLAEKLGVRFPGPGGPPGPMGPGPNMGPPGPMGGPMHPDMHPDMHPDMHPDMHPDMHPDMPMGPGMNPGPPMGPGGPPMMPYGPGDSPHSGMMPPIPPSQNFYENFYQQQEGMETEPGLIGDAEDYGHYEELPGEPGEHLFPEHPLEPDSFSEGGPPGRPKPGAGVPDFLPSAQRALYLRIQQKQQEEEERARRLAESSKQDRENEEGDTGNWYSSDEDEGGSSVTSILKTLRQQTSSRPQASVGDLSNSGLGDPRLQKGHPTGGRLADPRLSRDPRLTRHAEASSGSGPGDVGPSDPRLARSLPNPKPEGGLHSSPAGPSGSKGSGPPPAEEEEGERALREKAMTIPLDPLPGPPLRDPRSQLQQFSHIKKDVTLSKPSFARTVLWNPEDLIPLPIPKQDAVPPVPAALQSMPTLDPRLHRGAATGPPNPRQRLGTSTDPGASSSNLPDFELLSRILKTVNATGPSAAPGSSDKPSDPRVRKAPTDPRLQKPADSAASSRAAKPGPAEAPSPAASPSGESSPPATAPYDPRVLAAGGLGQGSGSGQSSVLSGISLYDPRTPNAGGKTAEPAADAGTQPKGPEGNGKSSAAKAKEPPFVRKSALEQPESGKPGADGGTATATDRYNSYNRPRPKASAAPTATPGAPPPEGAPPQPGVHNLPVPTLFGTVKQTPKTGSGSPFAGNSPAREGEQDAGSLKDVFKGFDPTASPFCQ from the exons TCCCACCAGCAGTACCCCCCGTCGCACACCACGTCCCTGCCCAAGAAGGCCTACTCCAAGATGGACAGCAAAGGCTACGGCATGTACGAAGACTACGAGAACGAGCAGTACGGGGAGTACGAGGGCGACGAGGAGGAGGATATGGGCAAGGAGGACTATGACGACTTCGCCAAAGAGCTGAACCAGTACCGGCGCGCGAAGGAGGGCAGCGGCCGGGGCCGAG GCAGCCGAGGCCGTGGCAGGGGCTACCGGGGCCGAGGCAGCCGCGGAGGATCTCGAGGCCGAGGCATGGGCAGGGGCAGCCGTGGAAGGGGCAGGGGCTCCGTGGGAGACCACCCGGAGGACGAAGAAGACTTCTACGAGGAAGAGATGGAA TATGGAGAAAGTGAGGAGCCGATGGGAGATGAGGACTATGACGAGTACTCCAAGGAACTGAGCCAGTACCGCCGGTCCAAAGATGGCCGAGGACGAG GGTTAAATCGAGGCCGTGGCCGGGGCTCCCGAGGTCGAGGGAAAGGGATGGGCCGGGGTCGTGGCCGAGGTGGCAGCCGAGGAGGGATGAACAAGGGCGGAATGAATGACGACGAAGACTTCTATGACGAGGACATGGGC GATGGTGGCGGGAGCTACCGGAGGAGCGACCATGACAAGCCCCACCAGCAGTCTGACAAGAAAGGCaaagtcatctgcaaatacttCGTGGAGGGGCGGTGTACGTGG GGAGACCACTGTAATTTTAGCCACGACATCGAGCTACCAAAGAAGCGCGAGCTGTGCAAATTTTACATCACCGGCTTTTGTGCCAGAGCCGAGAACTGCCCCTACATGCACG GTGATTTCCCATGTAAGTTGTACCACACGACGGGGAACTGCATCAACGGGGACGACTGCATGTTCTCCCACGACCCCCTGACCGAGGAGACGAGAGAGCTCTTGGATAAG ATGTTGGCTGATGACGCAGAGGCAGGCGCTGAGGACGAGAAGGAAGTGGAGGAACTGAAGAAGCAGGGCATCAACCCCCTGCCCAAACCCCCCCCTGGTGTGGgcctcctgcccacccctcctcggccccccggccccccggccccgACCTCTCCCAACGGCAGGCCCATGCAGggcggccccccgccccctcccccacctccccctccgcCTCCCGGGCCCCCCCAGATGCCCATGCCTGTGCACGAGCCGCTGTCCCCacagcagctgcagcagcagcaggacaTGTACAACAAGAAGATCCCCTCCTTGTTTGAGATTGTGGTGCGGCCCACAGGACAGCTGGCTGAGAAGCTGGGTGTGAG GTTCCCTGGACCCGGAGGACCCCCGGGGCCGATGGGCCCCGGGCCCAACATGGGCCCCCCGGGGCCAATGGGGGGCCCAATGCATCCCGACATGCATCCCGACATGCACCCGGACATGCACCCTGATATGCACCCCGACATGCACCCCGACATGCCGATGGGTCCTGGCATGAACCCTGGCCCGCCCATGGGCCCCGGTGGCCCCCCAATGATGCCCTATGGTCCTGGAGACTCCCCACACTCTGGAATGATGCCCCCCATCCCGCCATCTCAGAACTTCTATGAAAACTTTTACCAGCAGCAGGAGGGCATGGAGACGGAGCCCGGACTCATCGGGGACGCAG AGGACTACGGGCACTACGAAGAGCTGCCGGGGGAGCCTGGGGAGCACCTCTTCCCCGAGCACCCTCTGGAGCCCGACAGCTTCTCTGAGGGAGGGCCCCCAGGCCGGCCGAAGCCGGGCGCCGGTGTCCCCGACTTCCTGCCCTCAGCCCAGAGGGCCCTGTACCTGAGGATccagcagaagcagcaggaggaggaggagagagcgaGGAGGCTGGCTGAGAGCAGCAAGCAGGACCGGGAGAATGAGGAAG GTGACACCGGAAACTGGTACTCAAGTGATGAGGATGAGGGCGGGAGCAGCGTCACCTCCATTCTTAAGACCCTGAGACAGCAGACGTCCAGCAGACCCCAGGCTTCCGTCGGGGACCTGAGCAACAGCGGGCTGGGGGATCCCCGCCTCCAGAAAGGACACCCCACGGGAGGCCGGCTGGCCGACCCTCGCCTCAGCCGGGACCCCAGACTCACCCGCCATGCCGAGGCTTCCAGCGGGTCTGGCCCAGGAGACGTGGGGCCCTCCGACCCTCGGCTGGCTCGCTCCCTGCCCAACCCAAAGCCCGAAGGCGGCCTTCATTCCAGCCCTGCAGGCCCCAGCGGCTCCAAAGGGTCTGGACCACCCCctgcagaagaggaggaaggggagcgGGCCCTGCGGGAGAAGGCCATGACCATTCCCCTGGACCCTCTCCCTGGGCCCCCGTTGCGGGACCCACGGTCACAGCTGCAGCAGTTCAGCCACATCAAGAAGGACGTGACCCTGAGCAAGCCGAGCTTCGCCCGCACTGTGCTCTGGAATCCTGAGGACCTGATCCCCCTGCCCATCCCCAAGCAGGACGCGGTGCCCCCCGTCCCCGCAGCCCTGCAGTCCATGCCCACCCTGGATCCCAGGCTGCACCGTGGCGCTGCCACGGGACCTCCCAACCCCCGACAGCGCCTGGGCACCTCCACAGACCCCGGCGCGTCCAGCTCCAACCTGCCCGACTTCGAGCTCCTCTCTCGCATCCTTAAGACTGTTAATGCCACCGGCCCCTCGGCGGCCCCTGGCTCCAGCGACAAGCCCAGTGACCCCCGGGTGCGGAAGGCACCTACCGACCCTCGGCTCCAGAAACCGGCAGACTCTGCTGCCTCCTCCCGGGCTGCCAAGCCCGGCCCCGCCGAAGCACCCTCTCCAGCCGCCAGCCCCAGCGGGGAGTCCTCCCCACCAGCCACCGCCCCCTATGACCCCCGAGTGCTGGCTGCCGGCGGGCTGGGCCAGGGCAGCGGGAGTGGGCAGAGCAGCGTGCTGAGTGGCATCAGCCTCTACGACCCCAGGACTCCCAACGCAGGTGGCAAAACTGCGGAGCCAGCCGCCGATGCGGGCACCCAGCCCAAAGGCCCTGAGGGCAATGGCAAGAGCTCGGCCGCCAAGGCCAAGGAGCCCCCATTCGTCCGCAAGTCCGCCCTGGAACAGCCTGAGTCCGGGAAGCCCGGTGCAGACGGGGGCACTGCCACAGCCACAGACCGATACAACAGTTACAACCGCCCCCGGCCCAAGGCCTCCGCGGCCCCCACCGCCACACCGGGTGCCCCGCCACCAGAGGGCGCCCCGCCCCAGCCTGGCGTGCACAACCTGCCCGTGCCCACCCTCTTTGGGACTGTGAAACAGACGCCCAAGACGGGCTCTGGAAGCCCATTTGCTGGCAACAGCCCAGCCCGCGAGGGCGAGCAGGACGCGGGGTCCCTGAAAGATGTTTTTAAAGGCTTTGACCCCACTGCCTCCCCGTTTTGCCAGTAG